In one Sesamum indicum cultivar Zhongzhi No. 13 linkage group LG12, S_indicum_v1.0, whole genome shotgun sequence genomic region, the following are encoded:
- the LOC105174856 gene encoding uncharacterized protein LOC105174856 codes for MACRKGELREEGKSRSAAAAAAAPLVAVGDALLFTTMCIIGMPVDVHAKDGSVYSGIFHTASVDKDYAIVLKKAKMIKKGNLEANVVNGTLIETLIVQSDDLVQVVAKGVLLPSNGITGYVGGNSIEAAAGYIECLNKDSGVVKPNESRGNKKHKSQTRFAAKRENGFSHADKPTKVLGSSREDHNERLDAMKLVKIEEAHTLPVDGRQGGDGSPEMQSDTHNNPEFQDKGATNEVQGSRLSITTYEAQSAPAVNTLEDTMQQEPKGLSSGSNALEDQGQDRSDEIACTVATATNISIASVPIIDVKSESCLSASSNPFLLVPPKNSGVKKTAKESKLNPGAKIFSPSVSHHIMVTSPAMANGASVPYLPSTYTMAPMATAQEEVDASSFAHSPMPVKFAPFNNVAVGNGGSDAPYVQPIIGQVINRTPQPFRYTGQYQNFQASPAYGHPNVQNVMFGRGPVVCMHPISSDVVQSAAGFSPATARPLLTPHQVHLPKHQGTASAQALQLCMAPPILASGPQPFVMPSSIPIQQPLFPVLRPIAVPAANGFLGTKFA; via the exons ATGGCTTGCAGAAAGGGGGAGTTAAGGGAGGAGGGGAAGAGTAGGAGTGCCGCAGCGGCGGCGGCCGCTCCGTTGGTTGCAGTGGGTGATGCCTTGCTGTTCACGACGATGTGCATCATTGGGATGCCTGTGGACGTTCACGCTAAAGATGGCTCCGTTTATTCTGGAATCTTCCACACCGCCTCTGTGGACAAGGACTATG CCATTGTGTTGAAGAAAGCGAAGATGATTAAGAAGGGGAATCTAGAGGCAAATGTAGTGAATGGAACTCTGATAGAGACACTTATTGTTCAATCCGACGATCTTGTCCAAGTTGTTGCTAAG GGAGTCCTCCTTCCTTCTAATGGAATTACAGGGTATGTAGGGGGGAACAGCATCGAGGCTGCTGCAGGCTATATTGAATGCCTGAACAAGGATTCCGGAGTAGTAAAACCTAATGAGTCCAGAGGGAACAAAAAGCACAAAAGTCAGACAAG GTTTGCAGCCAAAAGAGAGAACGGTTTTTCTCATGCAGATAAGCCAACAAAAGTTTTGGGCAGTTCTCGGGAAGATCATAATGAGAGATTGGATGCAATGAAGCTTGTAAAG ATAGAAGAAGCACATACTCTTCCAGTTGATGGAAG ACAGGGTGGGGATGGCTCACCAGAAATGCAGAGTGATACCCACAATAACCCTGAGTTTCAAGACAAAGGAGCC ACCAATGAAGTTCAAGGCTCAAGACTAAGCA TCACTACTTATGAAGCTCAATCAGCTCCTGCTGTAAATACTCTAGAGGATACTATGCAACAAGAACCAAAAGGATTATCTTCGGGTTCTAATGCACTTGAGGACCAGGGTCAAGATAGATCAGATGAGATTGCATGTACGGTTGCTACTGCAACAAATATTTCTATTGCTTCGGTTCCCATCATTGATGTTAAATCAGAATCATGCCTCAGTGCATCATCAAACCCCTTTCTGTTGGTTCCTCCAAAAAATTCAGGTGTTAAGAAAACTGCCAAG gAATCTAAGCTCAATCCTGgagctaaaatattttcaccgtCAGTGTCGCACCATATAATGGTGACTTCTCCTGCAATGGCAAATGGAGCTAGTGTTCCTTACCTTCCAAGCACCTACACTATGGCACCAATGGCTACAGCACAAGAAGAAGTTGATGCAAGTTCTTTTGCTCATTCTCCCATGCCTGTTAAGTTTGCTCCATTCAATAATGTCGCTGTAGGAAATGGTGGTAGTGATGCTCCATATGTCCAACCT ATTATTGGACAAGTGATAAACAGGACCCCACAACCTTTTAGGTATACTGGTCAATACCAGAACTTCCAAGCCAGCCCGGCCTATGGTCATCCAAATGTACAAAAT GTTATGTTTGGACGGGGGCCTGTGGTTTGTATGCATCCCATTTCTAGT GATGTTGTACAGAGTGCAGCAGGGTTCTCCCCAGCAACTGCACGACCTCTGTTAACTCCACATCAAGTGCATCTTCCCAAGCACCAAG GGACAGCTTCGGCTCAGGCACTGCAGCTGTGCATGGCTCCCCCAATTCTAGCAAGTGGACCACAGCCGTTTGTAATGCCAAGTTCCATTCCCATTCAACAGCCTCTCTTTCCTGTATTGCGGCCTATTGCAGTGCCAGCTGCAAATGGTTTCCTGGGCACCAAGTTTGCTTGA
- the LOC105174860 gene encoding 2S seed storage protein 1, producing the protein MARFTIVLAVLFAAALVSASAHKTVVTTSVAEEGEEENQRGCEWESRQCQMRHCMQWMRSMRGQYEESFLRSAEANQGQFEHFRECCNELRDVKSHCRCEALRCMMRQMQQEYGMEQEMQQMQQMMQYLPRMCGMSYPTECRMRPIFA; encoded by the coding sequence ATGGCAAGGTTCACAATAGTTCTCGCCGTGCTCTTCGCCGCTGCTCTGGTGAGCGCCTCCGCCCATAAGACGGTGGTGACAACCAGCGTGGCGGAGGAGGGGGAGGAGGAGAACCAACGAGGGTGCGAGTGGGAGAGCCGGCAATGCCAAATGAGGCACTGCATGCAGTGGATGCGGTCGATGAGGGGGCAATACGAAGAATCATTCCTGAGGAGCGCGGAGGCGAATCAAGGGCAGTTCGAGCACTTCCGGGAGTGCTGCAACGAGCTGAGGGACGTGAAGTCGCATTGCCGCTGTGAGGCGCTAAGGTGTATGATGAGACAGATGCAGCAGGAGTACGGGATGGAGCAGGAAATGCAGCAGATGCAGCAGATGATGCAGTATCTTCCCCGTATGTGCGGCATGAGTTACCCCACGGAGTGCCGCATGCGCCCAATCTTTGCCTGA
- the LOC105174858 gene encoding uncharacterized protein LOC105174858 produces MNIVTQEESSAGPSVQPAKRRRGRPRKDASPRHTEAAHLPPGFQGVKEYLPQKADRTMEVECLVGQAVTGVVEATFDAGYLLNVRIGNSNTNLRGVVFKPGHYVPITAENDVAPHVQMVRRNDLHFTAENLSSSRGKKLTLQTTAMVPSKRKYAPPKTAPPAPPVGLRGRTVPMIPQPVDSPSELQASDYDDKDVHMAEPLSMLPPNQSIPVGLTSLAAQPHPSHQVAPGSKQDNDGSFDKSISEVGQEEVPKPMTSTDIDTSGSSQASDIKIEVGKEELISSAEDSGIISKQEIEYNTTEPLLTEALQATASIMEPLFYHGTGRMTELLQALQENMKETPGELAEPPSSAAEIESLETAAIETDPENEASLP; encoded by the exons ATGAATATAGTTACCCAAGAAGAGAGCTCTGCTGGCCCATCAGTTCAGCCGGCAAAGCGGAGACGCGGTCGTCCCCGTAAAGATGCAAGCCCAAGGCACACTGAAGCTGCCCATCTTCCACCTGGTTTTCAAGGAGTGAAAGAATACCTTCCCCAGAAAGCTGATAGAACCATGGAAGTTGAATGCTTGGTGGGCCAGGCTGTAACTGGTGTTGTTGAGGCCACATTTGATGCTGGTTATTTGCTAAATGTTAGGATTGGAAACTCTAATACAAATTTGAGGGGCGTTGTTTTCAAGCCAGGACATTATGTTCCCATTACAGCAGAAAATGATGTTGCTCCACATGTCCAGATGGTCAGAAGGAATGATCTCCATTTCACTGCTGAAAACCTGAGTTCATCACGTGGCAAGAAACTTACTCTCCAAACAACTGCTATGGTACCTTCAAAACGCAAATATGCACCACCTAAAACAGCTCCTCCTGCCCCTCCAGTTGGCTTGAGGGGCAGAACGGTTCCTATGATTCCTCAACCTGTCGATTCTCCAAGTGAATTGCAAGCTTCTGACTATGATGACAAAGATGTGCATATGGCTGAACCATTATCCATGTTACCACCAAATCAATCTATACCTGTTGGCCTTACTTCTTTAGCCGCACAACCCCATCCCAGCCACCAAGTTGCCCCGGGAAGCAAGCAGGATAATGATGGGTCATTTGACAAAAGCATCTCAGAGGTTGGACAAGAAGAAGTACCCAAGCCGATGACATCAACGGACATTGATACCTCAGGATCTTCACAAGCATctgatattaaaattgaggTTGGAAAGGAAGAATTGATATCTTCAGCAGAAGATTCAGGTATTATTTCAAAACAAGAAATCGAATATAATACTACTGAGCCACTTTTAACTGAGGCCTTGCAAGCTACTGCTTCCATTATGGAACCTTTGTTCTACCATGGAACTGGAAGGATGACTGAGCTTTTACAG GctttacaagaaaatatgaaagaaaccCCAGGGGAACTTGCTGAACCACCGTCTTCTGCAGCCGAAATCGAGTCACTTGAAACAGCAGCTATAGAAACTGATCCGGAAAATGAAGCAAGTTTGCCATGA
- the LOC105174854 gene encoding CRS2-associated factor 2, mitochondrial, with amino-acid sequence MLKLFSWRRSIQHPQPLNLRLFPHLLPSPSPLPLPLPFLFISRFLGYSPPAEDEEIYDPPFSPTPTQTAKRKNKSKFIKKKNQTQKVANKINSDGANGFPVKSELPFDFMYSYSETSRGVEPIGFREPKRFSPFGPSRIDRKWTGTRAPAEQKPDLEKLAEKRQRVLGEPLSEEEVTELVEKYRHSNCSRQINLGKGGVTHNMLEDIHNHWRRAEAVRIKCLGVPTLDMDNICFHLEDKSGGKIIYRHINILLLYRGRNYDPDKRPQVPIMLWKPHAPIYPKLVTNVADGLTFEETKEMRNRGLNSPALMKLTRNGVYVNVVERVRTKFETEEVVRLDCTHVGTSDCKKIGVKLRDLVPCVPLLFKDEQIILWKGYKERE; translated from the exons ATGTTGAAGCTCTTTTCATGGCGACGCTCAATCCAACACCCACAACCCTTGAACCTCAGGTTATTTCCTCATCTGCTGCCCTCGCCCTCGCCCTTGCCCTTGCCCTTGCCCTTCCTCTTCATCTCTCGTTTTCTGGGCTACTCTCCACCTgcagaagatgaagaaatataCGACCCCCCTTTTTCTCCCACCCCTACACAAACCgccaaaaggaaaaacaagtcaaaattcattaaaaagaaGAACCAAACGCAGAAAGTCgccaacaaaattaattccgATGGTGCCAATGGCTTTCCGGTGAAGTCCGAATTGccatttgattttatgtaCTCTTACTCAGAGACCAGCCGGGGTGTTGAGCCCATTGGTTTTCGCGAACCCAAGAGGTTTTCGCCCTTCGGGCCGAGCCGGATTGATCGGAAATGGACTGGGACAAGAGCTCCAGCCGAGCAAAAGCCGGATTTGGAGAAGTTGGCGGAGAAGCGCCAAAGGGTTCTTGGGGAGCCACTCTCCGAGGAGGAGGTTACGGAGCTCGTGGAGAAATATCGCCACAGCAATTGCTCCCGCCAAATTAATTTGG GAAAAGGAGGTGTTACGCATAACATGCTAGAAGACATCCACAACCACTGGAGAAGAGCTGAAGCAGTGCGAATCAAGTGCTTGGGGGTGCCAACTCTGGACATGGACAACATTTGTTTCCATCTTGAG GACAAATCTGGAGGAAAGATTATATATCGTCACATAAATATCCTTCTCCTATATCGTGGTCGTAACTATGACCCTGACAAGCGGCCGCAGGTTCCAATAATGCTGTGGAAGCCTCACGCACCAATTTATCCGAAGCTTGTGACTAATGTTGCTGATGGCCTGACATTTGAAGAAACTAAGGAGATGCGGAACAGAGGGCTTAATTCTCCTGCCTTAATGAAACTCA CTAGGAATGGTGTATATGTAAATGTTGTGGAGAGAGTAAGAACGAAATTTGAGACTGAAGAAGTAGTAAGGTTAGACTGTACTCATGTGGGCACAAGCGACTGTAAGAAGATTGGCGTCAAACTGAGG GATCTGGTTCCTTGCGTTCCTCTCTTGTTCAAAGATGAACAGATTATACTGTGGAAGGGATACAAAGAACGTGAATGA
- the LOC105174855 gene encoding purple acid phosphatase 18 has protein sequence MMDSKLVLVVVLALLVVSASSKYVRPPPRKTLHFPWDPKPSSYPQQVHISLAGAKHIRITWVTSDRYSPSIVEYGTSSKNYTSTARGENTSYKYLLYRSGTIHHTVIGPLHDDTLYFYRCGREGPEFQLKTPPSQFPVTFSVAGDLGQTEWTKTTLAHIDQCKYDVHLLPGDLSYADYIQHRWDTFGELLQPLASRRPWMVTQGNHEMENIPFLKDGFLPYNSRWKMPYSESNSTSNLYYSFDVAGVHVIMLGSYADYDKYSDQYRWLKADLSKVNRRRTPWLLVLFHMPWYNSNEAHQGEGDEMMETMEPLLHAACVDIVFAGHVHAYERSKRVFNGRSDRCGAVHITIGDGGNKEGLAHEYKEPQPGWSVFREASFGHGEFKIMNSTHALWRWHRNDDDQRVTSDQVWIISLFGSGCLLKKNGELRKILVEP, from the exons ATGATGGACTCGAAACTGGTTTTGGTGGTGGTGCTAGCACTTTTGGTAGTCAGTGCCTCGAGTAAGTACGTTAGACCGCCGCCTCGGAAAACGCTTCATTTTCCATGGGACCCGAAGCCTTCTTCTTATCCTCAACAG GTTCACATCTCCTTGGCTGGGGCCAAACACATACGGATTACATGGGTCACTAGTGATAGATATTCTCCCTCCATTGTTGAATATGGAACATCATCCAAGAACTACACCTCGACAGCTCGAGGGGAGAATACtagttacaaatatttattgtacAGGTCTGGAACTATACACCACACTGTAATTGGTCCTCTGCATGATGACACCTTGTACTTCTATAGATGTGGGCGTGAAGGTCCTGAGTTCCAGCTCAAAACCCCACCATCTCAGTTCCCAGTTACTTTTTCTGTGGCGGGTGATTTAGGTCAGACTGAATGGACTAAGACAACTTTGGCGCATATAGATCAGTGCAAATATGATGTTCACTTGCTTCCTGGAGACCTTTCATATGCTGATTATATACAGCATAGGTGGGACACATTTGGGGAGCTGTTGCAGCCACTTGCAAGTAGAAGACCATGGATGGTGACTCAAGGAAACCATGAGATGGAAAACATCCCATTCTTGAAAGATGGTTTTCTACCCTACAATTCAAGATGGAAGATGCCATATTCAGAGAGCAACTCCACCTCAAATTTGTATTACTCGTTTGATGTTGCCGGTGTTCATGTTATCATGCTTGGTTCATATGCAGATTATGACAAGTATTCTGATCAATATAGGTGGCTGAAG GCTGATCTTTCAAAGGTGAATCGTAGAAGGACACCCTGGCTGCTTGTACTATTCCATATGCCATGGTATAATAGTAATGAGGCCCATCAAGGTGAAGGTGATGAGATGATGGAAACAATGGAACCCTTGCTTCATGCTGCTTGTGTGGATATCGTGTTTGCTGGCCATGTTCATGCCTATGAGCGTTCA AAGCGCGTGTTCAATGGTAGATCAGACCGGTGTGGAGCTGTCCACATCACGATTGGGGATGGTGGTAATAAAGAAGGTTTAGCGCACGA GTACAAGGAGCCCCAACCTGGGTGGTCTGTCTTCCGGGAAGCAAGTTTTGGCCATGGTGAATTCAAGATAATGAACTCAACTCATGCATTGTGGAGGTGGCATAGGAATGATGACGATCAACGAGTGACGTCAGATCAAGTCTGGATAATTTCCCTGTTTGGCTCAGGGTGTCTCCTGAAAAAGAATGGCGAACTGAGAAAAATACTCGTGGAGCCCTAG